In the genome of Cupriavidus malaysiensis, one region contains:
- a CDS encoding heme-copper oxidase subunit III family protein, protein MVTQAAAPERAPYVPSGWRGLVADWRSDQHAFQVSWGKAMMWIFLVSDTFIFGCFLTGYMTVRMASTVAWPNPSHVFALHIGGAEVPLLLIAIMTFTLISSSGTMAMAVNFAYRRERRRCAALMAATALFGLAFLGMQAFEWSHLIFTEGVRPWGNGMGAAQFGASFFMITGFHGLHVTCGVIYLLTVASRVLGGRYERSGNYQIVEIAGLYWHFVDLVWVFIFALFYLW, encoded by the coding sequence ATGGTCACGCAAGCAGCCGCGCCCGAGCGGGCGCCCTACGTACCGAGCGGCTGGCGCGGCCTGGTCGCCGACTGGCGCTCGGACCAGCACGCCTTCCAGGTGTCCTGGGGCAAGGCCATGATGTGGATCTTCCTCGTCTCGGATACCTTCATCTTCGGCTGCTTCCTGACCGGCTACATGACCGTGCGCATGGCGTCGACCGTGGCCTGGCCCAATCCCAGCCACGTGTTCGCGCTGCATATCGGCGGCGCCGAGGTTCCGCTGCTGCTGATCGCCATCATGACGTTCACCCTGATCAGCAGCAGCGGCACCATGGCGATGGCGGTGAACTTCGCCTACCGGCGCGAGCGCCGCCGCTGCGCGGCGCTGATGGCGGCCACCGCGCTGTTCGGTCTGGCCTTCCTCGGCATGCAGGCCTTCGAGTGGAGCCACCTGATCTTCACCGAGGGCGTGCGTCCCTGGGGCAACGGCATGGGAGCCGCGCAGTTCGGTGCCAGCTTCTTCATGATCACGGGCTTCCACGGGCTGCACGTGACCTGCGGCGTGATCTACCTGCTGACCGTCGCCAGCCGCGTGCTGGGCGGCCGCTATGAGCGCAGCGGCAACTACCAGATCGTCGAGATCGCCGGCCTCTACTGGCACTTCGTCGACCTGGTGTGGGTGTTCATCTTCGCGCTGTTCTATCTCTGGTGA
- a CDS encoding cytochrome c oxidase subunit 3: protein MNQTGFLRLGRDDPGDGPAGRHGAPAALGTGVFIGVASVLFLLFLAAYTMRMSAPDWRAIRLPWQVWLSTALLAAGSLAMADAARAARAGRARPARLAWCLGGLAAVLFIASQLWGWHALQGRQVSVAGNPAGSFFYLLTAMHGLHVLGGVAAWLLVTLRRGSGRGDAGAALRMALCARYWHFLLALWLVLLVVLRWLTPEVVRFLCGGA from the coding sequence ATGAACCAGACCGGTTTCCTGCGCCTTGGCCGGGACGATCCGGGCGACGGCCCGGCCGGACGCCATGGCGCGCCAGCGGCGCTCGGCACCGGCGTGTTCATCGGGGTGGCAAGTGTGCTGTTCCTGCTCTTCCTCGCGGCCTACACCATGCGCATGAGCGCGCCGGACTGGCGTGCGATCCGCCTGCCGTGGCAGGTCTGGCTGTCGACCGCGCTGCTGGCGGCGGGCAGCCTGGCCATGGCGGACGCGGCGCGGGCGGCGCGCGCCGGGCGCGCGCGCCCGGCGCGCCTCGCCTGGTGCCTGGGCGGCCTGGCGGCGGTGCTCTTCATCGCTTCGCAGCTATGGGGATGGCATGCCCTGCAAGGCAGGCAGGTGAGCGTGGCGGGCAATCCCGCCGGCAGCTTCTTCTACCTGCTGACCGCCATGCACGGCCTGCACGTGCTGGGCGGCGTGGCCGCGTGGCTGCTGGTGACGCTGCGCAGGGGGAGCGGGCGAGGCGATGCCGGCGCCGCGCTGCGCATGGCGTTGTGCGCGCGCTATTGGCACTTCCTGCTGGCGCTCTGGCTGGTGCTGCTGGTCGTGCTGCGCTGGCTCACGCCCGAGGTGGTGCGCTTCCTCTGCGGCGGCGCGTGA
- the ctaD gene encoding cytochrome c oxidase subunit I — MAYAHDAGGHGSFWTRYVWSQDHKVIAVQYTLTAIVVGVVGVVLSNLMRLQLGFPGHFQFIDANRYYQFVTMHGMIMVIYLLTALFLGGFGNYLIPLMVGARDMVFPFLNMLSYWVYLVSVLVLLASFFAPGGPTGAGWTLYPPQAILPGTPGHDWGIILMLVSLVIFIAAATMGGLNYVTTVLQARTEGMTMMRMPLSVWGIFTATILALIAFPALFVSGVMMLLDRVLGTSFFMPAIVSLGQQLPYKDGSPLLFQHLFWFFGHPEVYIVALPAFGIVSDLISVHARKSIFGYRTMVWAILVIGVLSVTVWAHHMFVSGMNPYFGFFFATTTLIIAVPTAIKVYNWVMTLWRGDIHLSVPMLFAIGFLSTFVIGGLTGLFLGNVSVDIPLSNTYFVVAHFHMVMGVSPILVVFGGLYHWYPKVTGRLLNDVLGRAHFWITFLGTYAIFFPMHYLGILGMPRRYYAYDNYAFIPQSAHSLNTAISVAAFAVALAQLLFLFNLAWSLRHGKAAGPNPWRAASLEWQTPQTPPVHGNWGEQTPVVYRWAYAYSVPGAREDFIAQNAPPEAGGLGPQAEAGRGALA, encoded by the coding sequence ATGGCCTACGCGCACGATGCAGGGGGGCACGGCAGCTTCTGGACCCGTTATGTCTGGAGCCAGGACCACAAGGTGATCGCCGTGCAGTACACGCTCACCGCCATCGTGGTGGGCGTGGTCGGCGTGGTGCTGTCCAACCTGATGCGGTTGCAGCTCGGCTTTCCCGGCCACTTCCAGTTCATCGACGCCAACCGCTACTACCAGTTCGTCACGATGCACGGGATGATCATGGTGATCTACCTGCTCACGGCACTGTTCCTCGGCGGCTTCGGCAATTACCTGATCCCGCTGATGGTCGGCGCGCGCGACATGGTCTTCCCCTTCCTCAACATGTTGAGTTACTGGGTCTACCTGGTGTCGGTGCTGGTGCTGCTGGCGAGCTTCTTCGCGCCGGGCGGGCCGACCGGGGCCGGCTGGACACTGTATCCGCCGCAGGCCATCCTGCCCGGCACGCCGGGCCATGACTGGGGCATCATCCTGATGCTGGTGTCGCTGGTGATCTTCATCGCCGCGGCCACCATGGGCGGCCTCAACTATGTGACCACAGTGCTGCAGGCACGCACCGAAGGCATGACGATGATGCGCATGCCGCTGTCGGTGTGGGGCATCTTCACGGCCACCATCCTCGCGCTGATCGCCTTCCCGGCGCTGTTCGTCTCGGGCGTGATGATGCTGCTCGACCGCGTGCTCGGCACCAGCTTCTTCATGCCGGCAATCGTCTCGCTCGGCCAGCAGCTGCCCTACAAGGACGGCAGCCCGCTGCTGTTCCAGCACCTGTTCTGGTTCTTCGGCCACCCCGAGGTCTACATCGTGGCGCTGCCGGCCTTCGGCATCGTCTCCGACCTGATCAGCGTGCACGCGCGCAAGAGCATCTTCGGCTACCGCACCATGGTGTGGGCCATCCTGGTGATCGGCGTGCTGTCGGTGACGGTGTGGGCGCACCATATGTTCGTCAGCGGCATGAATCCCTATTTCGGCTTCTTCTTCGCCACCACCACGCTGATCATCGCGGTGCCCACCGCGATCAAGGTCTACAACTGGGTGATGACGCTGTGGCGGGGCGACATCCACCTGAGCGTGCCGATGCTGTTCGCCATCGGCTTCCTCAGCACCTTCGTCATCGGCGGCCTGACCGGCCTCTTCCTCGGCAACGTGAGCGTGGACATCCCGCTGTCGAACACCTACTTCGTGGTGGCCCACTTCCACATGGTGATGGGCGTATCGCCGATCCTGGTGGTGTTCGGCGGCCTCTACCACTGGTATCCCAAGGTCACCGGACGCCTGCTGAACGACGTGCTCGGGCGCGCGCACTTCTGGATCACCTTCCTGGGCACCTATGCCATCTTCTTCCCGATGCACTACCTCGGCATCCTGGGCATGCCGCGCCGCTACTACGCTTACGACAACTATGCTTTCATCCCCCAGTCTGCCCATTCGCTGAACACCGCGATCTCGGTGGCGGCCTTCGCGGTGGCGCTGGCGCAGCTGCTGTTCCTCTTCAACCTGGCCTGGAGCCTGCGCCATGGCAAGGCGGCCGGCCCCAACCCGTGGCGCGCCGCCTCGCTCGAGTGGCAGACGCCGCAGACGCCGCCGGTGCACGGCAACTGGGGCGAGCAGACGCCGGTGGTCTATCGCTGGGCTTATGCCTACAGCGTGCCCGGCGCGCGCGAGGATTTCATCGCCCAGAACGCGCCACCCGAGGCGGGCGGGCTGGGGCCGCAGGCCGAGGCCGGGCGCGGAGCGCTGGCATGA
- a CDS encoding cytochrome c oxidase subunit II: MALAIALVAVVAATVLFHVFSPWWATPLASNWQQMDDTLTITLIITGAFFIVINLLVGYLVWRYRHRSGQRAAYEPENPRLERWLIAGTSVGIIALLAPGLVVYAKYVSAPRDAMQVEVVGQQWQWSYRFPGQGGALGRADASFVTPANPLGIDPGDPRGQDNRIVNGPELHLPLNRPVKVLLRSKDVLHDFYVPPFRARMNLVPGMVTSFWFTPTRVGRFDILCAQLCGIGHYNMRGQVVVEEPAAFEAWLARQPTFAATQHPAPAAPAAGAGASVTDMLAAQGKALALSKGCVGCHSVDGSVGVGPSWKGLYGSVQTFSDGSSARVDDAFLREEILTPQARLVKGFGPVMPTIPLSEDELKALMAYIRANGTTAAAAAPQAGSPATPAR; this comes from the coding sequence ATGGCGCTTGCGATAGCGCTGGTGGCGGTGGTCGCGGCCACAGTGCTCTTTCATGTCTTCAGCCCTTGGTGGGCAACGCCGCTGGCGTCCAACTGGCAGCAGATGGACGACACGCTGACGATCACCTTGATCATCACCGGCGCCTTCTTCATCGTCATCAATCTCCTGGTCGGCTACCTGGTCTGGCGCTATCGCCACCGCAGCGGGCAGCGTGCGGCTTACGAACCCGAGAACCCCCGCCTCGAGCGCTGGCTGATCGCCGGCACCTCGGTGGGCATCATCGCCCTGCTGGCGCCGGGCCTGGTGGTCTACGCGAAGTACGTGAGCGCGCCGCGCGACGCCATGCAAGTCGAAGTGGTCGGCCAGCAATGGCAGTGGAGCTATCGCTTCCCGGGCCAGGGTGGCGCGCTCGGCCGTGCCGACGCGAGCTTCGTCACGCCGGCCAATCCGCTGGGCATCGATCCCGGCGATCCGCGCGGGCAGGACAACCGCATCGTCAACGGTCCCGAGCTGCACCTGCCGCTGAACCGGCCGGTCAAGGTGCTGCTGCGTTCCAAGGACGTCCTGCACGATTTCTACGTGCCGCCCTTCCGCGCCCGCATGAACCTGGTGCCCGGGATGGTCACGTCCTTCTGGTTCACGCCCACGCGCGTCGGGCGCTTCGACATCCTGTGCGCCCAGCTATGCGGCATCGGCCACTACAACATGCGCGGCCAGGTCGTGGTCGAGGAGCCGGCGGCCTTCGAAGCCTGGCTGGCGCGCCAGCCCACCTTCGCTGCCACGCAGCACCCGGCGCCGGCCGCGCCGGCCGCCGGCGCAGGTGCCAGTGTCACCGACATGCTGGCGGCGCAAGGCAAGGCACTGGCGCTCAGCAAGGGGTGCGTGGGCTGCCACAGCGTCGATGGCAGCGTCGGCGTGGGGCCGAGCTGGAAGGGCTTGTACGGCAGTGTGCAGACCTTCTCGGACGGCAGCAGCGCGCGGGTCGACGATGCCTTCCTGCGCGAAGAGATCCTGACCCCGCAGGCGCGGCTGGTGAAGGGCTTCGGCCCGGTGATGCCCACCATCCCGCTGAGCGAGGACGAACTCAAGGCGCTGATGGCCTACATCCGCGCCAATGGGACCACCGCCGCCGCGGCCGCGCCGCAGGCGGGCAGCCCGGCAACGCCGGCGCGCTGA
- a CDS encoding rubredoxin: MIPPASVKHGQEPTLQQDDAVIYKTWVCLICGWVYDEAQGWPEDDIAPGTRWEDIPDDWRCPECDVGKADFAMIEI; the protein is encoded by the coding sequence ATGATTCCGCCCGCATCGGTAAAACATGGACAGGAGCCAACATTGCAGCAAGACGACGCGGTTATCTACAAGACCTGGGTTTGCCTGATCTGCGGCTGGGTGTATGACGAAGCACAGGGCTGGCCGGAAGACGATATCGCGCCGGGCACACGCTGGGAGGACATTCCTGACGACTGGCGCTGTCCCGAATGCGACGTCGGCAAGGCCGACTTCGCCATGATCGAGATCTGA
- a CDS encoding DUF748 domain-containing protein, translated as MNSKFSMQAAMATPRRRLAVRAGGGIVAALAVFGLAGYFGGPPLLKWQIEKQASAALGRKVTLGGAQVRPFSLGVTLQDLAIFEADGKRPMLTLGSAEAKASLASLWHLAPVVDALHVDALAVHVTRAPDGGMSFDDIVRRFAAQPKAPNAKPARFSVNNIAVTDSSFVFDDQQLKQVQRVDRFTLTLPFLSNLPHDVEIVTRPTLSALVNGTPLALDGTMLPFADSRETHLNLNLNGLDLVRFMPFAPALRDAEVKSALLDSRLTLGFRQQKDTQDIFLGGTVTLRNADIVKHDGSPLLKADRLALDIDRIEPLARHAHLRSVSLEGLGVQALRRPDGTVDLASALLPRAVAPATTTAPAKPAAGQAAAAGAGSAGKAGAKAPASAAAASAPAAQAGAAKAAPGWAYAVDHITLKDARLGLRDEAAPSGPGTLALGPLEVQVDGLSSSGGKPATVEAKLTLAEGQTLQHSGELSLPDGKLSGTLQASGVKPQGFAAWWPSALKSQLGDTAVNAELHYSAAWGSGAPQFTLDKSRVEVAPLYVAATGAAYTPPASAKAPRAARRGRSAAAAGSGTAALPLLRADKVALEGIAFDLAKQSFAADELVVAKPEVAATRDPHGELVEVARIWVAQATGKAAPSAPATRGRSAPAATTGQPAGWKARLGKISLDRGAAQLTDFQPAEANQGRPVVHQYRNIALSTGAVGWPLAPGAVPFKLRADAGRRGSLSLSGSAQPTAPTAQVDIDLREFDMAPLQPYLGNQFNAALRAGSLTVKGRANVSAPAGKPLAARFTGNALVGNVRSVDRLTGDDFLRWRTLTVSGIDFAMDPAKGPMQVGLGKIALSDFYARVILNANGRLNLQDVMAGGAAKGEAEPRTSLTQANPASAPPAARAAASVPAAPAAPASAAQAKAAPAESGPKPQIRIGGVSVDKGNINFSDFFVKPNYTANLTDMTGSVSKVSTADPTPADVVLNGRVDGDAPVNVSGKVNPFSQQLYLDLAAKATGIELTRLTPYAAKYAGYPITKGKLSVDVSYKIDSGKLEAQNHLYLDQLTFGDRVDSPDATKLPVLLAVSLLKDRNGVIDVNLPVSGSLSDPEFSIGGVIVRVIVNLLAKAVTSPFSLIAHAFGGGDELGYVEFPAGTATLTPEAKKKLDTLGKALNDRPGLKLEISGRIDPATDAAGARRAWLDERVAEEKVREQRKSAQAGAPLEESEEGEQGAKVTVTPQEYPKYLEAVYKRASFKKPRNLIGLAKSLPTAEMEKLLLDNAPVTEAGLRQLAEQRALVVKQVLDRDEKVPESRLFLTSPKLDAEGIKDKGAPTRVDFAIRQ; from the coding sequence ATGAACTCCAAGTTCTCCATGCAGGCCGCCATGGCCACCCCGCGGCGGCGGCTGGCCGTGCGCGCGGGCGGCGGCATCGTGGCAGCGCTGGCCGTATTCGGGCTGGCGGGATATTTCGGCGGCCCTCCCCTGCTGAAGTGGCAGATCGAAAAGCAGGCAAGCGCCGCGCTCGGGCGCAAGGTGACGCTGGGCGGGGCGCAGGTGCGCCCCTTCTCATTGGGCGTCACGCTGCAGGATCTCGCCATCTTTGAGGCGGATGGCAAGCGGCCCATGCTGACGCTGGGTTCGGCGGAGGCCAAAGCCTCGCTGGCCTCCTTGTGGCATCTGGCGCCGGTGGTGGATGCCCTGCACGTCGACGCCCTCGCCGTGCATGTGACGCGCGCGCCCGACGGCGGCATGAGCTTCGACGACATCGTGCGGCGTTTCGCGGCCCAGCCCAAGGCGCCGAATGCGAAGCCGGCGCGCTTCTCGGTCAACAACATCGCGGTGACCGATTCGAGCTTCGTCTTCGACGACCAGCAGCTCAAGCAGGTGCAGCGGGTCGACAGGTTCACCCTGACCCTGCCCTTCCTGTCGAACCTGCCGCATGACGTCGAGATCGTCACCCGGCCGACGCTGAGCGCGCTGGTCAACGGCACGCCACTGGCGCTGGACGGCACCATGCTGCCCTTCGCCGACTCGCGCGAGACGCACCTCAACCTGAACCTGAACGGCCTCGACCTGGTGCGCTTCATGCCGTTCGCGCCGGCGCTGCGGGATGCCGAGGTCAAGAGCGCGCTGCTGGACTCGCGCCTGACGCTGGGATTCCGCCAGCAGAAGGACACGCAGGACATCTTCCTCGGCGGCACGGTCACGCTGCGTAACGCCGACATCGTCAAGCACGACGGCTCGCCGCTGCTGAAGGCCGACCGGCTCGCGCTGGACATCGACCGCATCGAGCCGCTGGCACGGCATGCGCACCTGCGCAGCGTCAGCCTGGAAGGCCTGGGCGTGCAGGCGCTGCGCCGCCCCGACGGCACGGTCGACCTGGCCAGCGCCTTGCTGCCGCGCGCGGTCGCGCCCGCTACGACCACCGCGCCCGCCAAGCCGGCGGCCGGTCAGGCCGCAGCGGCCGGCGCAGGCAGCGCCGGCAAGGCGGGCGCCAAAGCGCCGGCTTCCGCGGCGGCTGCCTCCGCGCCCGCGGCCCAGGCTGGCGCCGCCAAGGCCGCACCCGGCTGGGCCTACGCGGTGGACCACATCACGCTCAAGGACGCCAGGCTGGGCCTGCGCGACGAGGCCGCGCCCTCGGGCCCGGGCACGCTCGCGCTCGGCCCGCTCGAGGTGCAGGTGGACGGCCTCTCCAGCAGCGGCGGCAAGCCGGCCACGGTCGAGGCCAAGCTGACCCTTGCCGAGGGCCAGACGCTGCAGCACAGCGGCGAGCTGTCGCTGCCGGACGGCAAGCTGAGCGGCACGCTGCAGGCCAGCGGCGTCAAGCCGCAAGGTTTCGCCGCCTGGTGGCCGTCCGCGCTGAAGAGCCAGCTCGGCGATACCGCCGTCAATGCCGAGCTGCACTACAGCGCGGCCTGGGGCAGCGGCGCCCCGCAGTTCACGCTGGACAAGTCGCGGGTCGAAGTGGCGCCGTTGTACGTGGCCGCCACCGGTGCCGCCTACACGCCGCCCGCGTCCGCCAAGGCCCCGCGCGCCGCGCGCCGCGGGCGCAGCGCGGCCGCCGCTGGCTCCGGTACAGCAGCCTTGCCGCTGCTGCGCGCCGACAAGGTCGCGCTCGAGGGCATCGCGTTCGATCTCGCCAAGCAGTCCTTCGCGGCCGACGAACTGGTGGTGGCCAAGCCCGAGGTCGCCGCCACGCGCGACCCGCACGGCGAACTGGTCGAGGTGGCGCGCATCTGGGTGGCGCAGGCCACCGGCAAGGCTGCGCCGTCCGCACCGGCCACGCGCGGGCGGTCTGCACCGGCCGCCACGACAGGGCAGCCCGCCGGCTGGAAGGCGCGGCTCGGCAAGATCTCGCTCGACCGCGGCGCGGCGCAGCTGACCGATTTCCAGCCGGCCGAGGCCAACCAGGGGCGGCCGGTCGTCCACCAGTACCGCAACATCGCGCTCAGCACCGGCGCCGTCGGCTGGCCGCTGGCGCCGGGCGCGGTGCCGTTCAAGCTGCGCGCCGACGCGGGCCGCCGCGGCAGCCTTTCGCTGTCGGGCAGTGCGCAGCCGACCGCGCCGACGGCGCAGGTCGACATCGACCTGCGCGAATTCGACATGGCGCCGCTGCAGCCGTACCTGGGCAACCAGTTCAATGCCGCGCTGCGTGCCGGCAGCCTGACGGTCAAGGGCCGCGCCAACGTGTCGGCGCCGGCCGGCAAGCCGCTCGCCGCGCGCTTCACCGGCAACGCGCTGGTGGGCAACGTGCGTTCGGTGGACCGCCTGACCGGCGACGACTTCCTGCGCTGGCGTACGCTGACGGTGTCGGGCATCGATTTCGCCATGGACCCGGCCAAAGGGCCGATGCAGGTCGGCCTCGGCAAGATCGCGCTGTCCGACTTCTATGCCCGAGTGATCCTGAACGCCAACGGCCGCCTGAACCTGCAGGACGTGATGGCCGGCGGCGCCGCCAAGGGCGAAGCCGAGCCCCGCACCAGCCTGACGCAGGCCAACCCGGCATCGGCGCCGCCGGCCGCGCGGGCGGCGGCCTCCGTCCCGGCGGCGCCTGCGGCACCCGCGTCCGCGGCACAGGCCAAGGCGGCGCCGGCCGAGAGCGGGCCCAAGCCGCAGATCCGCATCGGCGGCGTGTCGGTCGACAAGGGCAACATCAATTTCTCCGACTTCTTTGTCAAGCCCAATTACACCGCCAACCTGACCGACATGACGGGCTCGGTGTCCAAGGTCTCCACGGCGGATCCGACTCCCGCCGACGTGGTGCTGAACGGCCGCGTCGACGGCGACGCGCCCGTCAACGTCAGCGGCAAGGTCAACCCCTTCAGCCAGCAGCTCTATCTCGACCTCGCCGCCAAGGCCACGGGCATCGAACTGACGCGGCTGACGCCCTACGCGGCCAAGTACGCCGGCTATCCCATCACCAAGGGCAAGCTGAGCGTGGACGTCTCGTACAAGATCGACAGCGGCAAGCTCGAGGCGCAGAACCACCTCTACCTCGACCAGCTCACCTTCGGCGACAGGGTCGACAGTCCCGACGCCACCAAGCTGCCGGTGCTGCTGGCGGTGTCGCTGCTGAAGGACCGCAATGGTGTGATCGACGTCAACCTGCCGGTGTCGGGCTCGCTGTCCGACCCCGAGTTCAGCATCGGCGGCGTGATCGTGCGTGTCATCGTCAACCTGCTGGCCAAGGCCGTCACCTCGCCGTTCTCGCTGATCGCCCATGCCTTCGGCGGCGGCGACGAACTCGGCTACGTGGAGTTCCCGGCCGGCACCGCCACGCTGACGCCGGAGGCGAAGAAGAAGCTCGACACGCTCGGCAAGGCGCTCAACGACCGGCCTGGCCTGAAGCTGGAGATCAGCGGCCGCATCGACCCTGCCACCGACGCCGCCGGTGCGCGCCGCGCCTGGCTCGATGAACGCGTGGCCGAGGAGAAGGTGCGCGAGCAGCGCAAGAGCGCGCAGGCGGGCGCGCCGCTGGAGGAAAGCGAGGAGGGCGAGCAGGGCGCCAAGGTCACGGTGACGCCGCAGGAGTACCCGAAGTACCTCGAAGCTGTCTACAAGCGCGCCTCGTTCAAGAAGCCGCGCAATCTGATCGGCCTGGCCAAGTCGCTGCCCACCGCCGAGATGGAGAAGCTGCTGCTGGACAATGCGCCGGTGACCGAGGCCGGCCTGCGCCAGCTCGCCGAGCAGCGCGCGCTGGTGGTCAAGCAGGTGCTGGATCGCGATGAGAAGGTGCCCGAGTCCAGGCTGTTCCTGACCTCACCCAAGCTCGACGCCGAAGGCATCAAGGACAAGGGCGCGCCCACCCGGGTGGACTTCGCCATCCGCCAGTAG
- a CDS encoding MFS transporter: MSTSSTVGTAGARGSAHARPLTGQDYKTLALAALGGALEFYDFIIFVFFATVIGQLFFPPSVPEWLRQLQTFGIFAAGYLARPLGGIVMAHFGDLLGRKKMFTLSILLMSVPTLLMGLLPTYHVIGLFAPLLLLLLRVMQGAAVGGEVPGAWVFVSEHVPARHVGYACGTLTAGLTAGILLGSLVATGINTIFNPAELADWGWRVPFLLGGVFGIGSMYLRRWLHETPVFAELQQRKALAAEMPLKAVVRDHRGAVAVSMLLTWMLSAGIVVVILMTPTFLQKLYGFDARTALVANSVATLCLTVGCVVAGLAADRIGARLTLFVGGALLAASAYAFYTVIHDRPDLLLPLYALAGFFVGTIGAVPYVLVKAFPAQVRFSGLSFSYNLSYAIFGGLTPMIVTLMLKSNPLAPAHYVVALCVLGMLTALFVKQRAPD; this comes from the coding sequence ATGTCTACCAGCAGCACCGTCGGCACGGCCGGCGCGCGCGGCAGCGCGCACGCCCGTCCGCTGACCGGCCAGGATTACAAGACGCTCGCGCTCGCCGCCCTCGGCGGCGCGCTCGAGTTCTACGATTTCATCATCTTCGTCTTCTTCGCCACCGTGATCGGGCAGTTGTTCTTCCCGCCCTCGGTTCCGGAGTGGCTGCGCCAGCTGCAGACCTTCGGCATCTTCGCCGCCGGCTACCTGGCGCGCCCGCTGGGCGGCATCGTCATGGCCCACTTCGGCGACCTGCTGGGCCGCAAGAAGATGTTCACGCTGTCCATCCTGCTGATGTCGGTACCGACGCTGCTGATGGGCCTGCTGCCGACCTATCACGTGATCGGCCTGTTCGCCCCGCTGCTGCTGCTGTTACTGCGCGTGATGCAGGGCGCGGCCGTGGGTGGCGAGGTGCCCGGCGCCTGGGTCTTCGTCTCCGAGCACGTGCCGGCGCGCCACGTCGGCTATGCCTGCGGCACGCTGACGGCCGGCCTGACCGCCGGCATCCTGCTGGGCTCCCTGGTGGCGACCGGCATCAACACCATCTTCAATCCTGCCGAGCTGGCCGATTGGGGCTGGCGCGTGCCCTTCCTGCTGGGCGGTGTGTTCGGCATCGGCTCGATGTACCTGCGCCGCTGGCTGCACGAGACACCGGTGTTCGCCGAACTGCAGCAGCGCAAGGCGCTGGCCGCCGAGATGCCGCTCAAGGCGGTGGTACGCGACCACCGCGGCGCGGTGGCGGTGTCGATGCTGCTGACCTGGATGCTGTCGGCCGGCATCGTGGTGGTGATCCTGATGACCCCCACCTTCCTGCAGAAGCTCTACGGCTTCGACGCGCGCACCGCGCTGGTGGCCAACAGCGTGGCGACGCTGTGCCTGACGGTAGGCTGCGTGGTGGCCGGCCTGGCCGCCGACCGCATCGGCGCGCGGCTCACGCTGTTCGTCGGCGGCGCGCTGCTGGCAGCCAGCGCCTACGCCTTCTACACGGTCATCCATGACCGCCCCGACCTGCTGCTGCCGCTCTACGCGCTGGCCGGCTTCTTCGTCGGCACCATCGGCGCAGTGCCCTACGTGCTGGTCAAGGCCTTCCCGGCCCAGGTGCGCTTCTCCGGCCTGTCGTTCTCTTACAACCTGTCGTACGCGATCTTCGGCGGGCTGACGCCGATGATCGTCACGCTGATGCTGAAG